A genomic segment from Nitrospirota bacterium encodes:
- a CDS encoding type II toxin-antitoxin system RelE/ParE family toxin — MTHRIELAGEAESDLEFLHEADRKLFGKILAKIEFLSDNPKEGKPLAGNHKGEFSFRVGNYRIVYELDNTRHIVYILTVKHRKHVY, encoded by the coding sequence ATGACCCACAGGATTGAGCTTGCAGGAGAGGCGGAATCCGACCTTGAATTTCTCCATGAGGCAGACAGAAAGCTATTTGGAAAGATACTTGCCAAGATAGAATTTCTCTCTGATAATCCAAAAGAGGGCAAGCCGCTTGCCGGGAACCACAAAGGCGAATTCTCTTTCAGGGTCGGTAATTACCGCATTGTCTATGAGCTTGATAACACCAGGCATATTGTCTATATCCTCACTGTAAAGCATCGGAAACATGTCTATTAA
- a CDS encoding M90 family metallopeptidase — translation MCSARLGESWNSGELVLAWDHVKQESVDIRDGHNVVLHEFSHQLDQEDGRADGGPILDRGSSYVAWARILGREYGELVEKVKKHYKDVIDSYGATNPAEFFAVITEAFFKKPAKLKQKHPALYEELKLYYKMDPPSIKIVTLNLIQGLS, via the coding sequence GTGTGCAGTGCCAGGCTTGGCGAGTCATGGAACAGCGGCGAACTCGTGCTGGCCTGGGATCATGTCAAGCAGGAGTCCGTGGATATCAGAGACGGACACAATGTTGTTCTTCATGAATTTTCACACCAACTGGATCAGGAGGATGGCCGCGCTGATGGTGGACCGATTCTTGATCGGGGCTCCAGCTATGTTGCCTGGGCGAGGATTCTGGGCAGGGAGTACGGGGAACTCGTTGAGAAGGTGAAAAAACATTACAAGGATGTGATTGACTCGTACGGAGCAACCAATCCGGCGGAGTTTTTTGCAGTAATCACAGAGGCGTTTTTCAAAAAACCTGCAAAGCTGAAACAGAAGCATCCTGCACTCTACGAGGAATTAAAGCTCTACTATAAAATGGATCCGCCATCAATAAAGATTGTCACCCTGAACTTGATTCAGGGTCTCTCATAA
- a CDS encoding type II toxin-antitoxin system Phd/YefM family antitoxin, whose product MTKTIPLAEAKKSLSAIVRDVDEKYDRFAITKNGVEKAVILSSDEFEGLMETLDILSREEEREAIARAKKQVRKGKTISLSDFKSRLKLK is encoded by the coding sequence ATGACAAAGACTATCCCGCTTGCAGAGGCAAAAAAGAGCCTGTCTGCAATTGTAAGAGACGTTGATGAAAAATATGACCGTTTTGCCATAACCAAAAACGGCGTTGAGAAAGCCGTTATTCTCAGCAGTGATGAATTTGAAGGCCTGATGGAGACACTCGATATTCTCTCCCGTGAAGAAGAGAGAGAAGCGATAGCACGTGCAAAAAAACAGGTAAGAAAAGGCAAAACCATATCCCTTAGTGATTTTAAATCAAGGTTAAAGCTTAAATGA